One genomic region from Hoeflea algicola encodes:
- a CDS encoding beta family protein: protein MDSDIVVHGKGVGNYSFIFERQQEGLRLRPTLIVNPAEDDDEATYVSDLKSQFTAFAKAFEEIAYRVAVTEDDQFLFDLVSLKSEIDAYQKNGGRFFVVLDHEYVRPGNGLVHAKRSTQVINSIYAELGQVEVIVLATSFPKSVTDVGDEEHDIFRVEEVFVYEEIKKTHTNIRYGDYGSINPIRNDEIIITRGWRPRIDFVSRHDGMHTYYFREKRKVVGTKVVEMNGEKKTEKILAPYSIHYQSVANKVMGFSPYYQSVSSSWGSDEIIAAAAGKVGSNSPSHWISVRMEIHISQVLKYFGCDPV, encoded by the coding sequence ATGGATTCAGACATTGTGGTGCATGGCAAGGGGGTGGGTAATTACTCTTTTATCTTTGAGCGTCAACAAGAGGGGCTGCGGTTAAGGCCAACGCTCATTGTGAACCCTGCTGAAGATGACGACGAAGCGACCTACGTATCTGACTTGAAATCTCAGTTCACCGCCTTCGCCAAAGCCTTCGAGGAGATCGCATATCGTGTTGCCGTCACCGAGGATGACCAGTTTCTGTTCGATCTTGTCTCTCTAAAGTCTGAAATTGATGCTTATCAGAAAAATGGGGGACGGTTCTTCGTTGTCCTCGACCATGAATATGTGCGTCCAGGGAACGGTCTTGTTCACGCTAAGCGCTCGACGCAGGTAATTAACTCAATTTACGCAGAACTGGGGCAGGTCGAGGTAATAGTCTTGGCAACATCTTTCCCGAAATCGGTGACAGATGTTGGAGATGAGGAGCATGACATTTTCCGTGTTGAAGAGGTTTTCGTTTATGAGGAGATCAAGAAAACCCACACAAACATCAGGTATGGGGATTACGGCTCCATCAATCCAATTCGGAATGACGAGATCATCATCACCCGAGGCTGGCGTCCAAGGATCGATTTTGTATCCCGGCATGACGGGATGCATACCTACTACTTTCGTGAGAAGCGAAAAGTTGTTGGGACAAAAGTAGTTGAGATGAATGGTGAGAAGAAAACCGAGAAAATTTTGGCGCCGTACTCAATCCACTATCAATCCGTTGCCAATAAAGTCATGGGGTTTTCCCCTTACTATCAGTCAGTGTCCTCAAGCTGGGGCAGCGATGAGATTATTGCGGCGGCAGCAGGCAAAGTAGGAAGCAATTCGCCATCACATTGGATTTCGGTTCGGATGGAAATTCACATCTCGCAAGTGCTGAAGTACTTCGGTTGCGATCCCGTCTAG
- the tnpC gene encoding IS66 family transposase gives MDRTDLQQLSKDELIEMVLRLQRPSKDSRTSSKPPSTDKKEKRVNSRPGGAKPGHEPHNRVLADFADMFRDHEPTACKRCGHAFSGDDTMVLAGAYDEIDIPAIRPHVTRHRRFSCHCPQCGTTTKATAPAVATATPFGPGIHALAIYLKSFHALSYERLSGVFMDIFGLNVSEGAIMNMFSRSRPSFQATAQAAKASLRAARVVASDETGVRIEGTNAQHWVFHCKDAVVHQPDYSRAARVVHETMGGHVPEVWISDRYSAQQSHGHRHQTCLAHLARDTAFALEHGEDDLPLRFQLWFGRVFDFARAISTFAASTVASKKRKFDKQLAGLLCAPTSCDLAQKLQAKIGRARDQLLTFCDYPGEVDVTNNTSERKLRPWVIQRKVTNGYRAMWAAQAEADVRTTIDTARLKGANPFQVIASVLA, from the coding sequence ATGGATCGGACTGATTTGCAGCAGCTGAGCAAGGACGAATTGATCGAGATGGTGCTTCGGCTCCAACGGCCTTCCAAGGATTCTCGGACGTCTTCCAAGCCGCCCTCGACGGACAAGAAAGAGAAACGCGTCAACTCACGACCGGGTGGAGCCAAGCCCGGGCATGAACCCCACAATAGGGTGCTGGCGGATTTTGCCGACATGTTTCGCGATCATGAACCGACCGCCTGCAAGAGATGCGGCCATGCGTTTTCCGGTGATGATACGATGGTGCTGGCCGGGGCCTATGACGAGATCGATATTCCTGCGATCCGTCCTCATGTCACCCGGCATCGGCGTTTTTCCTGTCATTGCCCGCAATGCGGCACGACAACAAAAGCCACCGCACCTGCCGTGGCAACCGCAACGCCGTTCGGGCCAGGCATTCACGCGCTGGCGATCTACCTCAAGAGTTTCCATGCATTGTCTTACGAACGCCTGAGCGGTGTGTTCATGGATATCTTCGGCCTTAATGTGAGCGAGGGCGCGATCATGAACATGTTTTCCCGCTCCCGTCCGAGCTTCCAGGCCACAGCACAGGCCGCCAAGGCCAGCCTTCGAGCCGCCCGCGTTGTCGCCAGCGACGAAACCGGTGTGCGTATCGAGGGCACAAATGCCCAACACTGGGTTTTTCATTGCAAGGATGCTGTTGTCCACCAGCCCGATTACTCCCGTGCAGCACGGGTCGTTCACGAGACCATGGGCGGCCATGTCCCCGAGGTATGGATATCTGATCGGTATTCAGCCCAGCAATCTCACGGCCATCGACATCAAACCTGCCTTGCACATTTGGCGCGTGATACAGCCTTTGCGCTGGAACATGGCGAGGATGATCTCCCTCTTCGCTTCCAGCTTTGGTTTGGCCGTGTGTTTGATTTCGCCAGAGCCATAAGCACATTCGCTGCGTCTACCGTCGCAAGCAAGAAGCGCAAATTCGATAAACAGCTTGCCGGGCTTCTATGCGCCCCGACTTCGTGCGACCTGGCCCAAAAGCTCCAGGCCAAGATCGGGCGGGCCCGCGATCAGCTGCTGACGTTTTGCGACTATCCCGGAGAAGTCGATGTCACCAACAACACATCTGAGCGAAAGCTCCGTCCATGGGTCATTCAGCGAAAGGTGACAAACGGATATCGCGCCATGTGGGCCGCCCAAGCCGAGGCGGATGTACGCACGACCATCGACACCGCCCGCCTCAAAGGCGCAAACCCCTTCCAGGTCATCGCATCCGTCCTGGCATAG
- a CDS encoding transposase, producing MDTTLEILTTGKTGRERHRRWPDAVKAKIVSESLRPDVTVNQVAERYGLKPNHLSAWRAMARQGKLVLPAPEDAMEFAAMVVETPSAEPPAKEVSRPEIIVGPVTIRLEEGASTARVVAVARALATSA from the coding sequence ATGGACACTACACTGGAGATACTCACGACTGGGAAGACCGGTCGTGAGCGACATCGCCGTTGGCCTGATGCGGTCAAGGCCAAGATCGTTTCGGAAAGTCTGCGCCCGGACGTGACGGTGAATCAGGTGGCAGAGCGCTACGGGTTGAAGCCCAACCATTTGTCTGCTTGGCGCGCGATGGCACGGCAGGGCAAATTGGTTTTGCCTGCGCCCGAAGATGCGATGGAATTCGCAGCGATGGTCGTCGAGACGCCATCTGCCGAACCGCCGGCCAAAGAAGTCAGCCGTCCCGAGATCATTGTCGGCCCTGTCACGATCCGCCTGGAGGAAGGTGCATCGACCGCTCGGGTCGTGGCTGTTGCACGTGCGCTTGCGACCTCGGCATGA
- the tnpB gene encoding IS66 family insertion sequence element accessory protein TnpB (TnpB, as the term is used for proteins encoded by IS66 family insertion elements, is considered an accessory protein, since TnpC, encoded by a neighboring gene, is a DDE family transposase.) yields MIFPSNRVRIMVATKPVDFRKGHDGLAALVKNELRKDPFTGTVFVFRSRKADRLKLIYWDGSGLVMAYKRLEDHTFTWPGIRDGLMTLGHAQFEALFAGLDWRRVRSVETRAPEAIE; encoded by the coding sequence ATGATCTTTCCATCAAACCGCGTGCGGATCATGGTGGCGACGAAGCCTGTGGACTTCCGCAAGGGCCATGACGGCTTGGCTGCGCTGGTGAAGAACGAGTTGCGCAAAGACCCGTTCACTGGAACGGTGTTCGTGTTCCGGTCACGCAAGGCGGATCGGTTGAAGCTGATCTACTGGGATGGCAGCGGTCTTGTGATGGCCTACAAGCGACTGGAAGATCACACCTTCACTTGGCCGGGTATCAGAGATGGCCTAATGACATTGGGCCATGCTCAGTTCGAAGCGCTGTTTGCGGGCCTCGACTGGCGACGCGTTCGTTCCGTGGAAACGAGAGCACCGGAGGCCATCGAATAG
- the tnpC gene encoding IS66 family transposase: protein MLNAADLPDDVAALKAMLIAAQAREAGKDAQIVRKDERIERLEKLVAAFKQAAFGRKSEKTDPDQFDLALEDLETAMAAIHAEDEADAPLGKRFIKPRATNRGSLPKHLPRVEEVIEPESLICACGGCLHCIGDDVSERLDVIPAQFRVIVTRRPKYACRACTDGVVQAPAPARLIQAGLPTEATVAHVLVSKYADHLPLYRQAQIMSRQDIDLDRSTLADWVGRAAFELCPVFDALISDLKRSSKLFMDETRAPVLDPGSRKTKTGYFWALARDDRPWGGGAPPGVAFTYTPGRGGIHAERILQGFSGILQVDGYAGYNRLIAPDRIGPDIRLAYCWAHARRKLVEITRNGAAPIAEDGVKRIGELYRIEAELRGLHPQARLAGRQERSASLVTELETWLVHHRARVAAKSPLGEALKYIAKYWEGLLLFLADGRIEIDNNSVERTIRPIALNRKNALFAGHDAGAENWAIIASLVETCKLNAVDPQAYLTRTLTAIVNGHKQSRIDELLPWNYPAKV from the coding sequence ATGCTGAACGCCGCCGATCTTCCCGATGATGTTGCCGCCCTGAAGGCGATGCTGATTGCGGCGCAGGCACGCGAGGCAGGCAAGGACGCCCAGATTGTCCGCAAAGATGAGCGGATCGAACGGCTGGAGAAACTGGTTGCCGCCTTCAAGCAAGCGGCCTTCGGGCGCAAGTCCGAGAAGACCGATCCCGACCAATTCGATCTGGCACTTGAAGACCTGGAAACGGCAATGGCCGCGATCCATGCCGAGGATGAGGCGGACGCCCCCTTGGGCAAGCGGTTCATCAAGCCACGAGCGACCAATCGCGGCTCTCTTCCAAAGCATCTTCCTCGTGTCGAAGAGGTGATCGAGCCGGAAAGCCTGATCTGCGCCTGCGGCGGATGCCTGCATTGCATCGGCGACGATGTGTCCGAGAGGCTGGACGTGATCCCGGCCCAGTTCCGCGTCATCGTCACACGCCGCCCCAAATATGCCTGCCGCGCCTGCACCGACGGCGTCGTTCAGGCCCCAGCTCCTGCACGTCTGATCCAGGCTGGGTTGCCGACGGAAGCGACGGTCGCCCATGTGCTGGTCTCCAAATATGCCGATCACCTTCCTTTGTATCGGCAGGCTCAGATCATGAGCCGCCAAGATATTGATCTCGACAGGTCCACACTTGCCGATTGGGTCGGTCGCGCAGCCTTCGAATTGTGTCCCGTCTTTGATGCGCTGATCTCCGACCTGAAGCGTTCGAGCAAGCTCTTCATGGACGAGACCCGTGCCCCCGTGCTTGATCCCGGCTCCCGTAAAACCAAGACAGGATACTTCTGGGCCTTGGCTCGTGATGATCGTCCATGGGGCGGTGGTGCGCCACCAGGCGTCGCCTTCACCTACACTCCCGGTCGCGGGGGCATTCATGCCGAACGGATATTGCAGGGCTTCTCGGGCATTCTGCAGGTCGATGGCTATGCCGGATACAACAGGCTGATCGCGCCAGACCGGATTGGCCCGGACATTCGGCTTGCCTATTGTTGGGCCCACGCTCGTCGCAAGCTGGTGGAGATCACCCGCAACGGAGCAGCACCGATTGCCGAGGACGGCGTCAAACGGATCGGCGAACTCTACCGGATCGAAGCCGAATTGCGCGGCCTTCATCCGCAGGCTCGCCTCGCCGGGCGACAGGAACGATCAGCCTCGCTGGTAACCGAATTGGAAACATGGCTCGTTCATCACCGTGCCCGTGTTGCGGCCAAATCGCCGCTTGGCGAAGCCTTGAAATACATCGCCAAATACTGGGAGGGTCTGCTTCTCTTCCTCGCCGACGGCCGCATCGAAATCGACAACAACAGCGTGGAGCGAACCATCCGGCCGATAGCCCTCAATCGGAAGAACGCACTCTTCGCCGGCCATGACGCTGGAGCCGAAAACTGGGCCATCATCGCCTCGCTCGTTGAGACCTGCAAACTCAACGCCGTTGATCCGCAGGCCTATCTGACCAGGACACTTACCGCCATCGTCAACGGTCATAAACAGAGCCGGATCGATGAGCTGCTTCCTTGGAATTATCCTGCCAAGGTGTGA
- a CDS encoding ImmA/IrrE family metallo-endopeptidase, translated as MDALDTTERVVQYCVRHGLIDGVELDIERLIERNQYLTLKKKPLPDGIDAYIKETKPNHFEIGVNAKHSRTRQRFSMAHEFAHYQLHRENLNGLAEGERILHRSDERNHLEYQANDFAASMLMPEELFRSEVIRMNGDVTELAKRFGVSPLALRYRAKSLGMKGHGV; from the coding sequence GTGGACGCTCTCGATACGACCGAGCGCGTTGTTCAATATTGTGTCCGACACGGACTAATTGATGGTGTCGAGCTGGATATCGAACGCCTTATCGAAAGAAACCAATATCTCACTCTGAAGAAGAAGCCGCTCCCTGATGGAATAGACGCATACATAAAGGAAACCAAACCCAACCATTTCGAGATCGGTGTAAATGCAAAACATAGCCGTACTCGGCAACGGTTCTCGATGGCTCATGAGTTTGCGCACTACCAACTTCACCGTGAAAACTTGAACGGCCTTGCAGAAGGAGAACGAATTCTTCATCGGTCGGACGAACGGAATCACTTGGAGTATCAGGCCAACGACTTTGCTGCATCTATGCTTATGCCGGAAGAACTCTTCCGTAGCGAAGTGATTAGAATGAATGGTGACGTCACTGAGTTGGCGAAGCGTTTTGGAGTTTCCCCCTTGGCGCTTAGGTATCGTGCGAAGAGCCTTGGGATGAAGGGTCATGGTGTCTGA
- a CDS encoding peptide chain release factor 3 encodes MPDTLTEEVGRRRTFAIISHPDAGKTTLTEKLLLFGGAIQLAGEVKAKKDRIQTRSDWMKIERERGISVVTSVMTFEYNNHVFNLLDTPGHEDFADDTYRTLTAVDAAVMVIDAAKGIEPRTLKLFEVCRLRDIPIITFVNKMDREARNPFDILDEVEQKLALDTAPMTWPIGQGRSFAGTYHLAKSAIRKSDRETELTPVNGPESDAVAGLLPENERATFIEEASLAAEACKPFDLTAFREGHLTPVYFGSALKAFGVRDLIDALGEFAPPPRAQVADTRTVEATDPKMTAFVFKIQANMDPNHRDRIAFVRVCSGKLERGMKARLSRTGKPMSLSAPQFFFASQRQIADTAYAGDVVGIPNHGTLRIGDTLTEGEALVFQGVPNFAPEILRRVRLEDAMKAKKLKEALQQMAEEGVVQLFSPEDGSPAIVGVVGALQLDVLKERLHAEYGLPVSFDLARFSICRWISTADKNDLERFVTSHRGDIARDLDGDPVFLASDQFSLNYEAERWKMIDMVAIKEYQVAKAA; translated from the coding sequence ATGCCCGATACGCTCACCGAGGAAGTCGGCCGCCGCCGCACCTTCGCCATCATCTCGCACCCGGACGCGGGCAAGACCACGCTGACCGAGAAGCTGTTGCTGTTTGGCGGAGCGATTCAGCTGGCGGGCGAGGTGAAGGCTAAAAAGGACCGGATCCAGACGCGGTCGGACTGGATGAAGATCGAGCGCGAGCGCGGCATTTCGGTGGTCACCTCGGTGATGACGTTCGAATACAACAACCACGTGTTCAATCTGCTCGACACGCCGGGCCATGAGGACTTTGCCGACGACACCTACCGGACGCTGACGGCGGTGGACGCGGCGGTGATGGTGATCGATGCGGCCAAGGGCATCGAGCCCAGAACGCTGAAACTGTTCGAGGTCTGTCGGCTGCGCGACATTCCGATCATCACGTTTGTCAACAAGATGGACCGCGAGGCGCGCAATCCGTTTGATATTCTTGACGAGGTGGAACAGAAACTGGCGCTTGATACCGCACCGATGACCTGGCCGATCGGCCAGGGCCGGTCGTTTGCGGGCACCTATCATCTGGCCAAATCAGCGATCCGCAAATCCGACAGGGAAACCGAGCTGACGCCGGTCAACGGGCCGGAATCCGACGCGGTTGCCGGGCTGCTGCCGGAGAACGAGCGCGCCACCTTCATCGAGGAAGCGAGCCTTGCTGCGGAAGCCTGCAAGCCGTTCGATCTCACGGCGTTTCGCGAAGGTCATCTGACGCCGGTCTATTTCGGCTCGGCGCTAAAGGCGTTCGGCGTGCGCGACCTGATCGATGCGCTGGGCGAATTCGCGCCGCCGCCGCGGGCGCAGGTTGCCGATACCCGCACGGTGGAGGCCACCGACCCGAAAATGACGGCGTTCGTGTTCAAGATTCAGGCCAACATGGACCCCAACCACCGCGACCGGATTGCCTTCGTACGGGTGTGCTCGGGCAAGCTCGAGCGGGGCATGAAGGCCAGGCTTTCGCGCACCGGCAAGCCGATGAGCCTGTCGGCGCCGCAGTTCTTCTTTGCCTCGCAGCGGCAGATTGCCGACACGGCTTACGCCGGCGACGTGGTCGGCATCCCCAACCACGGCACCTTGCGGATCGGCGACACGCTGACCGAGGGCGAGGCGCTGGTGTTCCAGGGAGTGCCGAATTTCGCGCCGGAAATCCTGCGCCGGGTGCGGCTCGAGGACGCGATGAAGGCCAAAAAGCTGAAAGAGGCGCTGCAGCAGATGGCCGAGGAGGGCGTGGTGCAGCTGTTTTCGCCCGAGGACGGCTCGCCGGCGATTGTCGGCGTGGTCGGCGCGCTGCAGCTCGATGTGCTCAAAGAGCGGCTGCACGCGGAATACGGGCTGCCGGTGAGCTTCGACCTGGCGCGGTTTTCGATCTGCCGGTGGATTTCGACGGCTGACAAGAACGATCTCGAACGGTTCGTCACCAGCCATCGCGGCGACATTGCCCGCGATCTCGACGGCGATCCGGTGTTTCTGGCGTCCGACCAGTTCTCGCTCAATTACGAGGCGGAGCGCTGGAAGATGATCGATATGGTGGCGATCAAGGAATACCAGGTGGCCAAGGCCGCCTGA
- the dut gene encoding dUTP diphosphatase → MTHLDSLARSALDQRSAPLPDSGPELVLVRLPHGQGLDLPAYETPGSAGMDLRAAVAEDAPLEIAPGGRFAVPTGLIMEIPAGFEGQVRPRSGLALKSGITCLNTPGTIDSDYRGEVKIILANLGAEPFTVSRGMRIAQLVIAPVTQARIRLAESVGSTERGTGGFGSTGTA, encoded by the coding sequence ATGACCCACCTTGATAGCCTCGCCCGCTCGGCGCTGGATCAGCGCTCCGCACCTCTCCCCGATTCCGGCCCGGAACTGGTTCTCGTCCGCCTGCCGCATGGTCAGGGCCTCGATCTGCCAGCCTATGAAACGCCCGGTTCTGCCGGCATGGATCTGCGTGCCGCTGTTGCCGAAGATGCGCCGCTGGAAATCGCCCCCGGCGGCCGCTTTGCGGTGCCCACCGGGCTGATCATGGAAATTCCCGCAGGCTTCGAAGGGCAGGTCCGCCCGCGCTCGGGGCTGGCGCTCAAATCCGGCATCACCTGCCTCAACACGCCCGGCACCATCGACAGCGACTACCGCGGCGAGGTCAAGATCATCCTCGCCAATCTCGGCGCCGAACCTTTCACCGTCAGCCGCGGCATGCGGATTGCGCAACTGGTCATCGCCCCGGTCACCCAGGCCCGCATCCGGCTGGCTGAAAGCGTCGGCTCGACCGAGCGCGGCACTGGCGGTTTCGGTTCGACCGGCACCGCATGA
- a CDS encoding proline racemase family protein gives MSTAAAGSLTVVDMHTAGEPLRIVTGGYPDLPKGTILEKRAHVRDHLDHLRKILMFEPRGHADMYGALLVEPDLTGADLAVLFMHNEGYSTMCGHAIIALGRYAVDQGLVPPDEHVTLVNIECPCGLVRAEVTMRDGKPAEVSFESVPSFLFARDQVLEVGGWGAISFDVAYGGAFYALADAPQFGLEFDRDPAAAFVEAADALTRAVKQALPLSHPDAADLAFLYGSILTDGSDAYSDQPTRNVCVFADRQVDRSPTGSGVTARLAAMQARGQIGIGQQRVFTSIINTCFTGEVASLTRAGAHQAITARVSGKAHYTGRSEFSVEADDSLAEGFLLR, from the coding sequence ATGAGCACCGCGGCTGCAGGCAGTCTCACGGTTGTCGACATGCACACCGCCGGCGAGCCGCTCAGGATCGTCACCGGCGGCTATCCGGATTTGCCGAAAGGCACGATCCTCGAAAAACGCGCCCATGTCCGCGATCATCTCGATCACCTGCGAAAGATCCTGATGTTCGAGCCGCGCGGCCATGCAGACATGTATGGCGCCCTGCTGGTCGAGCCCGATCTCACGGGGGCCGATCTGGCGGTTCTGTTCATGCACAATGAGGGCTATTCCACCATGTGCGGCCACGCCATCATCGCGCTGGGCCGGTATGCGGTGGATCAGGGGCTGGTGCCGCCCGACGAGCATGTGACCCTCGTCAACATCGAATGCCCTTGCGGCCTGGTGCGCGCCGAGGTGACAATGCGCGACGGCAAACCCGCCGAGGTGAGTTTTGAAAGCGTGCCGTCATTCCTGTTCGCGCGCGATCAGGTGCTTGAGGTCGGCGGCTGGGGCGCGATCAGTTTCGACGTCGCCTATGGCGGCGCCTTTTATGCGCTTGCCGATGCCCCTCAGTTCGGGCTTGAGTTTGACCGTGACCCGGCCGCAGCCTTTGTCGAGGCCGCCGACGCACTCACCCGCGCGGTCAAGCAGGCGCTGCCGCTCAGCCATCCCGATGCCGCCGATCTGGCCTTTCTCTACGGCTCTATCCTGACCGATGGCAGCGACGCATATTCCGATCAGCCGACCCGCAATGTCTGCGTCTTTGCCGACCGTCAGGTTGATCGCTCGCCCACCGGCTCCGGCGTCACCGCCCGGCTCGCCGCCATGCAGGCGCGTGGCCAGATTGGCATCGGCCAACAACGCGTCTTTACCAGCATCATCAACACCTGCTTTACCGGTGAAGTCGCGTCGCTGACCCGCGCCGGCGCGCATCAGGCCATCACCGCGCGTGTCTCCGGCAAGGCCCATTATACCGGCCGCAGCGAATTTTCCGTCGAGGCCGATGACTCGCTGGCGGAAGGTTTTCTCCTGCGCTAG
- the cysK gene encoding cysteine synthase A, with product MSAFSPAKPGRGRVYNSIIDTIGDTPLVRLGKLGTDEGVKADLLAKLEFFNPIGSVKDRIGVAMIEALETEGRIAPGKTTLVEPTSGNTGIALAFAAAAKGYRLILTMPETMSVERRKMLALLGAELVLIEGAKGMKGAIARAEQLVAEIDGAVMPQQFENPANPEIHRRTTAEEIWNDTDGKVDIVVSGIGTGGTITGVGQVLKQRKPDVKIIAVEPAVSPVLSGGAPGPHKIQGIGAGFAPAVLDTSIYDEVVKVSNDEAFAMARKVARLEGLPVGISSGAALVAAIRVGQREENAGKQIVIIIPSFAERYLSTALFDGLGD from the coding sequence ATGTCTGCTTTCTCGCCAGCCAAGCCCGGTCGCGGCCGGGTCTACAATTCGATCATCGACACCATCGGCGATACGCCGCTCGTGCGGCTGGGGAAGCTCGGTACCGACGAAGGCGTGAAGGCCGATCTTCTGGCCAAGCTTGAATTCTTCAACCCAATCGGCTCGGTCAAAGACCGGATCGGCGTGGCCATGATCGAGGCACTGGAGACCGAGGGGCGGATTGCGCCGGGCAAGACCACGCTGGTCGAGCCGACCTCCGGCAATACCGGCATCGCGCTGGCTTTTGCCGCCGCCGCCAAGGGCTACCGGCTGATCCTGACCATGCCCGAGACGATGTCGGTCGAGCGCCGCAAGATGCTGGCGCTGCTCGGCGCCGAACTGGTGCTGATCGAGGGCGCCAAGGGCATGAAGGGCGCCATCGCCCGCGCCGAACAACTGGTTGCTGAAATCGACGGCGCGGTGATGCCGCAGCAGTTCGAAAACCCGGCCAATCCGGAAATTCACCGCCGGACCACTGCGGAAGAAATCTGGAACGACACCGATGGCAAGGTCGATATCGTCGTTTCCGGCATCGGCACCGGCGGCACCATCACTGGCGTTGGCCAGGTGCTCAAACAACGCAAGCCCGATGTCAAGATCATTGCCGTCGAGCCTGCGGTTTCGCCGGTGCTGTCGGGCGGCGCGCCCGGTCCGCACAAGATCCAGGGCATTGGCGCCGGCTTCGCACCTGCGGTGCTCGACACCTCGATCTATGATGAAGTCGTCAAGGTGAGCAATGACGAGGCTTTTGCCATGGCGCGCAAGGTCGCGCGGCTCGAAGGTCTGCCGGTCGGCATTTCCTCGGGCGCGGCGTTGGTGGCCGCGATCCGGGTTGGCCAGCGCGAAGAAAATGCCGGCAAGCAGATCGTTATCATCATCCCCTCCTTTGCCGAGCGCTACCTGTCGACAGCGCTGTTTGACGGACTGGGCGACTGA